The Melanotaenia boesemani isolate fMelBoe1 chromosome 11, fMelBoe1.pri, whole genome shotgun sequence genome includes the window TCAAATACTACTGGTATTCTTCCACAATACTGTAAAATAAACTGAGATTATTTTGTAGTTATTGTTTAGACTGAGTCTACGCAACCAGTGTACATGCATGCATCTTACTGGAAGGCCAACGTGAAATGTGGCTGGCATCCGGCGCAGAATAGCTGGATCCACATCTTGTGGCCTGTTTGTAGCTCCCATCACCATCACCTAAAATTTTATTAATCACCAACTGAGGCATTACAAATGTGTTTAATCAGGTAGGTATATCACAGTTTGAAAAAGAGCCATGCTTGTGCTACCTGGGTGCTTAAAGAGGTGTCAAGTCCATCCCACAGGCTCATGAACTGGGCTTTCATCATGGCTGTGGCCTCATGATCCAAGCTGGAGCGGTTTCTCAGAAATGACTCTTACACacaagaggaaaacacagaaaTTAATGGATGAAAGGAGAAAGTACATAAAACTCACACTGGTTGATTTGGCCAGCTCACCAAGCAGCTGACTCAGACTTGTTCTTTCTGAATATAATTGGCTGTATTGCATATCCATTGCAGATAATAAATGCTAAACACAGTTCTGAAAACTTGACAAAATATCAACAATTCTGTTGGCTATGCTATGTTTGAGAAAGTACTCAGATTGTGTGACTTTAAAAATTCCTGTCCTAGATTTACAGTCTTTAACAATGAGCTGAAAAATCTCCCTCACACCTCTTTCAGATGATTTGCTGTAATTACAAGACTTTATCAAAGAAACCATTTCAGTTGTTTCCCATTATTAcaacttaaaagaaataaaactaagacaaataaatataacatgGTAGTCAACTAAAATcttacaaaataaacacaattgtTGTGCATCTTGTGAGGGAAACTCACCAATTTCATCAATGAAGACAATACAAGGCTGAATTTTGACAGCTAAAGAGAAGACTGCAGCAGTCAGCTTCTGGGATTCACCATACCACATGTCTGTCAGAGTGGAGGCCTGAAGGTTAATAAACTTGCAACCTGAGGCTTTGGCTGTTGCCTTGGCAATCATGGTCTTCCCACATCCCGGAGgaccaaacaataaaacacctgTAAAGACAAAAGATGAATTAGGATTCGCTGATTCTCTTTCTTGTTCTTCTCTGGCATATGTACAAACAGAAAGCTGGGCTTCACTAACTGTTCCCACAGGCATcgttttttaaagttatttgatATAAACAATGCCTAAAGTCTAGGAACAGAGCTGGATTCCCAAAGCAGCTAATTTTGGAGGCTGACTCATCCCGAAGCTTAGTGGAAAGCTTTGTGTCAGACAGTGTAAACTCTCTACTGACAGCAAAGTAcccctcatcatcctcatcctcctcctccactgtCACGCTGCCAAGTGGAAAAATCTGGTCAgatactttttattttgcacactGTTCTAGATGGGATCATAACTGACTGGACTGATTTTAACAATAATAAGAATGACTCAATGACACACAGAATAATTACAGTTACTTCTAGTTGTCACTAACCTTCAAGATGTCTGGCTAATTTTTTCAGTCGAATGATTCATTTTTACACACTAAGGTATTGTAGGAGCGACTCTGATTTAAGGATTTAGATGGCTTATCAATGAGGTTAAAGGTCTGGTAGTAAGGCTGTTCAGGAGGTAGAAGACAAAGCGTGGGCCACTTATTGGAcaaagcaatatatatatatatatatatatatatatatatatatatatatatatatatatatatatatatatgaacattAAAATGCTTCTTATCATAATATACCACGATTATGTTCTAAAGCACAAAATTCGACAACCACAAAGACGTGGAAAGGTTCTGCATTagtgaacaaaaactaaatacatgTGTGGCACAGAAACtacactgaaaataaacaaggaCATAGCAATTTGATGtaattctcttttgtttttatgcttatcatgtccacaaacacacactcattggCCGGTCTGTATAAACACCCTCTCACTCAAAAATGTCCCAGACAAGCAAACTATTAAACAACAGGGGAGGGAAATACAGTTAGAGAGTTTGAGTGAGTCTGTACATAAATACAAAATGACACCTGGCTAATGGGTGAGTGTATTAGTGAATAATTGTGCCATATTTACCATAAAGAGAACTATATGGtagagttttatttttactattccTTTTTCAACCGTAAAAGCTGTATAACTGTCACACAGTTAAAATAACTGTAGAAAGGCACGTCTGACAGCACTTTCAGAGATTGGTCTTTTAAAAACTAatcttttttaaagacttttttagCCTGCACATTGGATTGCATTTCTAGGTTTGAGTAAATTATATATTAAAGTACCTTTAGGTGGCTGGAAGAGTTTGGATTCAGGTAAAAGATGTCTCTTTTGAAAAGGCAGAATAACTGTGTCTTGCAGCTCATATATGACCTCATCCAAACCTGCAATATCTCTCCAAGACACCTGCAAAAAAGGGTACagtaaagtgaaaaaatatCTCAGATATTTATATCTCAAATATATCACCAATCATAAAAATgggcaaataaaaatttcaagGTATTTGATAATTAGTAAAATAGTCTCAGGGTTACCTTCATAGTCTGCGGATCAACAAGGTGAGATGCAATATTCATCTCATATTCTGTTAGTTTGACCCCTTCAACACCTATCCTTTTCATCAGCTGTTCTGCCTAGAAAGATGAGATACACAACCCAAATGAAAGCAAAAGAGGATTAGAGACATGATAGCGTGCAAGGCACATTTAACTCAAGCTTATGGTATTTAATAATGCTCAGCCACTTCATACCCTTTTCTTGGCTTGACTTTTCTGTTTAGAGGTAGGGTCCATTGCTTCTACCACCCATTTGATGCTGTAGTATGTGGCTGCACCAAAGATGGTCAGCCTCACCAACATGCCCAGTACCTCATTCCTGGACAATGGCCGCATCAGGGCCTCTCTGGGAAGATCTTTCAACAGCATATCTGCTGGCTGATGTTAGTCCATTGGCTAGATGAAAAGGTGGGAGGCAGACACAGCATTAAAATAATGAGGACACAGTATTACTATCCATCTGTCCATTTGTTATACCAGATTAAACCAATACAGGCAGATGACTCAACAATTTTATCTGGCGTGAGACAGGGTACCATGGATAGGTCCATCATAAGAGCACAGTTATATTAGATATTAGATTATATTACAGATGAAACTCCCAGCTTTATTAAGTATAAACAAAATACTTGCCAacattaactttattattattattattattatttggacAGATCACGAAAAAGTACGATGTATGGATGTGATCAATGTGAACTAAACTTTCATTACTGTTAGATGGATAAAATATGCTGAAATCAAGAGTTCTTTGGGGGTAGCTAAAAATAGCCTAAAATGTTTTGACACAAACGTTAACATGAACTCAGTaaagcattatttattttctttcttcttctttttttttttaaataaacaatgcGTCAATAATTTTCCCGGTCATTAGCTTAACAGTTACTTGAAGGGTCTATAACGTTTGCTCTTTTACCATATCTTAAAGTTAAAAGGATCCGATACCTACAAACAACATACCGTCATCTTATGGGAGcagtttcattcattatttatgttttcaagAAGGACAACAGCAATTTAGCATCTGTCGTATATCAAGCTAATATTGCTATTAGCTACAACAGTACCAACCTGCCACTTAAACATCGTGACATTTTGGCCTCGTAGCTAATTAGAAATATTGTTCCCTTTTTCTGTAAACTGgcataaatatatttaacatcAATCGCtataataagaaaaatgacagaatcACACTTACTAAATTGGGAATGAGCAATGTATTCAAAGCAACGTAACGAAACTGCATTGACGGTGCAACACATTTTGTGACTCGGGCAGGAACAAGCACTTTAGTTCCTGAAGGCATTTTTCATAGAAAACCACTGGATGGCAGAACTTCCACATTCATAAGCTGCACATCAGCCCCGCAGACTGCATCTACATTAGCACATCATATCAGAAAAACTGTTGTTAgaaaaatagtaataatgacAAAAAGGAAAGTCGATAGATGCTGCAATAATCAAAACAATTCAAGcaaattttgtttaattattttgtgggttttgtgtgtttggtttttaaataGGTTTGCATAAAAaccacagaaaaaataaaatctatatttattttgtagagCAAGACATTATCTTTTGTAGAAGAATATTTTCAGGGGGATGTCTCTGGATCTGTTTGAAAGATTTAGCACCACATACTCAAGCATGTCCTCGGGGAGGCGACATGCAAATATACCCCAGTGTGAGATAGCATATCTGAAGCCATAATCTTTGCTTGGTTTCCACTCTTTTCCAACATTGTCTGATAGTGAATAATGCAGTCTTCTTAACAGCAGCCTCAAAGATAAGGCTGTTACAAATGGCCCTCTTCTACATGCAATTTATCACACATAGGCCAACGGGATTTTTAATTGTCACAGATTGTGAGCTAAATTTGAAGATGCTGTTACAGCTTACATGTGGACCAGTTTTGACTATAACTTTCAGCAGGGACTCTCTGCTTAGCAGAAACTGAAGAATTTAAAACTAGAGGTTGCAATACAACACCAGTGATTTAACTGACAGCTCCTACATTAACCCTGAAGCTAAAATAAGCAAAATGAGTTCTAATTGCAACATTTATCCCAGAGTTCATAATAGGATGCAATCCAGCCCAATGTACCACACTTCTGAGCATAATTAACTGGATTATGAACAATAGGCTTGAGAAAAGGGGATTGAAGGGGGACACCAAAGGCTCCTCCTTTTGGTTGTCCAATTAGTTGTCCAAATTGGACGCAGAAATTCCATCCTGGTCCACTACGGCTTTCGCCATCCAGTGCAGCAACAGTAAGTTTACCTTTGTTGTGGAAAATGGCACAAGCTGCTACTGCACACATCTTGGGCAGCAAAAATGCTTCATAAAAAGCTTTAATCCTCCTGTACTGCAGAAGCGAGTCCCAGGAGATAGTAGCCTGACGAGGCCAGTTTGATGGGTTTTGAGCATAAAAGCTTGGAGTTCTGTATCTGCAAAGAGCAGCCAAGACTTCACATTCCCACAATGCCTAGCAGCTTGCCCAAACAACTACTGTCAAGCAGGTTGGTGCAGAAAAAATACATCCAGCTCCTGGTAAACCTCAACTCTGCTGAGACTGAAAGAAAGCTTTTACTTCCCAAAGTTGCActcttttgagaaaaaaaaaaaacaaacaaaaaaaaaaaaacagctggctACTAGCTATTTTGCAATAACATAAATCTATATTTGAGTGGTCAACGTTGTGTTTTAGGGTCTATAGTTTCCAGGTTACAATTTCTGTTGTTcttttaaagtctttattttttgtttgtttatgtgtatatgtatgacTGCACAACAGATATCGTTTAACATTACAAGACAAATGGTTAAACACAACTTAGACATGATACCGGGTTGTGCACAacctgacaacaagctgtcagGTAAATCCATTTCATTTAGATCAGACAAtctctaaaacctgcatgatAGTGGGCTTTGAGTTCCAGAAAAGGACATCCATGACATACTATAAGGCTTTTCTGTACTTCTGAGGGACTTTGCCTCTCTTAAGTGCTCTTTTTATACTTAACCATGTTATTgacttattaattaatttttaaaggaCCACTTAACTTTTCAagccttttgttttttgatCATGAATTTTATTGGACCAACAGGTCTTTATGTCTGTgaaaagatttaaattaaaccCCTATATTGTGCTTTTAAAACATGGTCACGATCATTAAGTAACATGTACTTTGAAATTGGTTTCAATATTGGTGCATAAAATATGCCATATGGTCAACCACTTTTTCTTCAGCTGGAATGTGTTTTCTGTATAGAAGGATAAGCAGGCACAGGATGCTCCATTTGTTCATTCTGCCAAGGTAACTTATACAAGTAAACAACTCACTGCCAACGCTTGGAAGAAGATAATTACAGCTGCAGTTCAAGACTCAACTCTGCAGGCCTCACCATGGTTACTGACACACCAACAATGCACAAagaaatgccaaaaaaaaaacccaaaaaacaaaacaagtgatAATTTGTTTTCTACATCCCCTCCATCACCTGAGACAGGTGAGAAGACTATGCATTCCCAATGGCACATCAACCCATGCATATATATTGGGTTGATTTCAGACTTCCAGGAGAGAAAATCACTTTTGTTCGAGGGAACCAGTGGGGAGGAAAGTGATGGCAAAATATTCAGTGGATTTTATCTCTTTTGAAATATGTGTAAAATTTTTCCCTTATTCTGATTTATTTGTGCACatgtatttattctttgttgtcAAGTAGGGTTCAACGACTGACTGATAATGATGGTGGTTGTAGATGGTCAGGGTTTTGTGTCAGTATTATCAACATCTATGAAATTGATGTTTGGAAGCAGTACTAAATTtcctcattaataaaacattagtGTCAGTAACAAGAGGAAGAAGACACGTTTTAAGTGTATAATCATGAAACTTATGATcacattaaaaatgtggaaaagcaAAACATCTATCCCGACATGGTTGGTGAATGGTTGGCTCTCCTCATCTAACTTTAAAATCATATGAGCTGCTGAAGTGTTTATACACATTTCCAGAAGAATGTCACAATTTCTcagaattaaaatgaagaatgcgacatgtttattttgcttaagTGCAGGTTATGCATACTGAACGGCTTTACTGAGTCTTCACTGTTCACATAAGCCCACTCTACTGATGGGCTACACTGTTTTCTAAACATGGTCCCTATGTGTTGGGCTGGGGTGTGAATTTTAGAGTGATGGGTGGGGTGGGGGAATTGTGGGGCATTGTGATCTCTAGGGGGACTGGCTGGCAGCACTGGGACGGCCACTGACCTGTGGTGGGGAAGtgggggagggggtggggctCTGGCTGAGGCCCTGGTTGGCCAGGGCTTGGAGCCCTGTCGGTCTGCCTCTGGTCCTTGGAGGGTGTGCAGTTGCATTTGCTTGATAACTCAACACAACTCACCCCTAATGTTTAGTACACACACCTACGCACACATCCACACCACTGcacacagacatgcagacacacacccacacatatactAACTGCCGTTGTGTTCATTGCTTTTTGTGGGTTTTACAATTTTTCTTCTTACAGATGTCCCCGTAGATTGTCTCTTGTGTTCTGTTAGAAGACTTTCCACCGGTTAtaagcaaaaacatatttaaaaatattaataaaggaTAACATTAAAGATTAACGGGAGCCCCACACccaaaaggctcctcttggcagCAGGGGCGCTGCCTGGGATTTTGGGCCcgaagaaaagaaattaaagtgcCCCTCAATTTAAAGTGGCCAtcatacctatatttgtgaaaagaaaaacatgacaggtaGGCTACTTGGTAGGGGAAGCactaaaatacaatgaagttaattAAGATTCAGTTATTTGCTTTAAGACAGATACTTTATATTCCAAAAcccatctctctcttttttaaatacataaacaattaattatctAAAGATCAATTACTTAAACTACAACGCTTAAATGCAAAATAACCTCtaccatgaaaatgaaatgcatttataatctgtggagagacaaatcaaatctcatCTAAAACAACATCAAAAACTAAATGGCCACTcgtttttttatgatttattgtattgtgggCGTTATCGTTGAACATTATCACTAAACAAGAAgcaacaaaaaattaattaataagtaaaatcagaagcaaatggtaaaataaataaggtagagatttacagccaaacaacggctgggagcagtctttaaagttaaataatcacatttcaaAAGGAAGAACTTTGTGTAAAATTATATCAAGGAGATGTAAAGGtacactattgctgagtcaagctcttgCAATCCCATTCACAATAACTGGCacttgctcagcctttttcaccaagagcccaaTGTGGAGTTTTCTCCCTGGAAaatcacttatcaagtccttgaagtccagctttctcttctatccagctgttctactatatcaggggtagccaacgtcagtcctcgagggcaccaatccggcaggttttccagatttccctgctccagcacacctgactcaaattaaatagatccaacagcctataaggatctccacaatgactcgttagtttaagtcaggtgtgttggagcacggaaatctggaaaacctgctggattggtgccctccaggaccaacgttggctacccctgtaCTATATAGTATCTCCAACGATGTAATCTCATgtgtaatagcatcacaatcattattccTGGTGTCCTcacactattttgttttacttaaaggggctttcagtgatttcaccaacaatatCAAGGGAATCTGATCTGACTACTCCATGTCATcgtctccctcatgtagcaacacataaagtctaatttatctccaaatctgtagactcacaggttAAGGTATTAGATTAGTGGGGGAAAACATATATGgtgctatatggttgttgctaggTAATCTTCTGATATTTAGAAAAttgaaatatttctctgattggattgaaagcagtcacccagtctgctgcactagaaataTACCCTattcctactgcaaagcaggagtgTGAGTCAAACTACTGACCTAACCTAACATTACGGGGATAGCTAAGGATTTTTTGAACCATTTAAATTGttctaaaatgaataaaaacaatttattaatcactattattaattcagaacaattttttctattatataatgttttttctccatAATAATCAAGtaattcaacactcagctgctctTGTGTCTGTTTGGAgcatgcactttttttttagcagagcattatttgactaaaacaacggtgaaatgaataaaatcctgagttttcttcagaaatatgagcctATATgaggagcaaagtgagctagcttatattaacaaagtttagaagagacaacaagctcaTGTTCCACAGCTTTTCATCAGATGAACTAATTGACCCACCAGGGGTTATGAGAGAGTTTGTTTACCTATCTCACCAGGGAAAGATCGAAGTAATAGTATGGTGAAGGTGAGGAGACCTTCTGAGGTAAGCAATTTCAAACAGGTCCTATCTTTGTGGTGTGTTTGATTTGTACTTGGAAGTCGGATTTTCTAAGTTCCCAGTCGGAAATACAGCGCAGATGCACCTTGTCCTTCAAAGTGGCAGTAAAACTCATTCAGCTTGTTGGTGTAAGTTGGTGTTGGTGGGATGGGAGGCTTTGGGCTTTTAAGAGTAGTATAAAAAGGGTTAGTAATGTCacgtttccaccaacaggtgcgGGTCGGGACAGGACGGTTAGGGTGCAGATATGGTCTTTAAACTGTGAACTTATTGCATTGCTACAGCCAACCATAACCTTACTTGAGGCGGAGTATCAGTCGGATAGCGATTGATGCCTTAGCTACATAATAGCATGATGACATTGCAACACCAtccttaaagtataaccaaaacacgactcagaaacaaaggaagagAAGTCATCCAACTGTCGTCTTTCTTCTTGCCAGTGCTTTGTAACaccattttaaatggagatttaatcaacaaaaagaaaaatagttgctctaaacaaggagccattcttgctttgtttttatgcaaggTCAGACgtgaagtgattttttttctcaacaagtcaacagattgcagtgtcaagctccacccttttgggtcagGTTTGTTAGATTGGTATCCCAACAGAAGGGTCCCAACAAAGCAGGATGGGTCTGGTCCGATATTACGGTTTCCTTCcgagtttttgtgtgtgaaaatgctGACCTGCCCTGCCCacacctgttggtggaaatggggcttatAAGAAACTACTGGCTTGCAGAAAGTGTTGAGATTTCTTGAACTATAATCACCaataacaagatttttttttaaatcattgatgTAAAGTGCTTAATACAAAAAGTGTTCCTGACTTTACTGATTCAAACCAGCACTAGTCTGGATACTACTGCTCTCTCAAAAAGCCAATCGAGTCAGCAGCCAAAACTCAACACTTATACACATCCACCACGTTTACATCTGCACCACTGATGTCAAAAAAAAGCTGGACTTGACTCCTAAATCTCTTCCTGGCATGAAGCATTCTAAGCTGTGGAGATGAAATTGAAGCATGCAGCTCCAACTCCTTGGGTAGATTCTAATTAGAAAAACCCCAGGGAAATCAGGTGGGGTAGCCAGTGTCAATGAGAATGACAGCAGCCCTCATGAAGGCTTTTAAAAAGCATGGGAATGGCAGAGGTTCTCTGACAAGGAAGATTTTGAAGTTCAGAGCACGTGAGACTGCTCCCAGCAAGTGAAAACAATTGGCCAGTTCCAGCGCTAATTTATCAAAGTGACAGTGCTTGGCCACatggaaatgaatgaataaacaaaggGGAACACATTCAGTGTACAGATAAAGAGAAGCCTGCTGGGTAGACGCTGTCAGAGAGAACTGTCGCTTTGTGTACTATTCAG containing:
- the atad1a gene encoding outer mitochondrial transmembrane helix translocase — encoded protein: MLLKDLPREALMRPLSRNEVLGMLVRLTIFGAATYYSIKWVVEAMDPTSKQKSQAKKRAEQLMKRIGVEGVKLTEYEMNIASHLVDPQTMKVSWRDIAGLDEVIYELQDTVILPFQKRHLLPESKLFQPPKGVLLFGPPGCGKTMIAKATAKASGCKFINLQASTLTDMWYGESQKLTAAVFSLAVKIQPCIVFIDEIESFLRNRSSLDHEATAMMKAQFMSLWDGLDTSLSTQVMVMGATNRPQDVDPAILRRMPATFHVGLPNMRQRQDILKLILSGENLSNAINLREIAEKTEGYSGSDLRELCRDAAMYRVRDYVRKEQMRQIAQQLQDRLEEDKPVDEELLRPVTQLDLLFGLDKMKESKQATACMLTSVSEVPLD